A genomic stretch from Gammaproteobacteria bacterium includes:
- a CDS encoding ATP-binding protein, with protein sequence MTDTDKLLKRLDGLLDRVEKMLPDQFEISTEPGYCAYRWSASGLDGISQYDQVDKSELLHLERQQNLLLRNTAQFLDNKDANNALLWGARGTGKSSLIKAQLNEFKDRGLCIVEIPKAATGELFDVIRHLASDGRKFIIYLDDLSFEANDDSYKALKACLEGSLQLQPDNVIIYATSNRRHLMPESMQDNLDSTMVDGQLHPSDSIEEKISLSDRFGLWLSFHPFTQEQYLAVVEQTLKARDLKMTEDARAEALRFATQRGSRSGRIAVQFVAYWQSLK encoded by the coding sequence ATGACTGATACCGACAAACTTTTGAAACGCCTCGATGGTTTACTTGATCGGGTCGAAAAAATGCTTCCCGACCAGTTCGAAATAAGCACCGAACCGGGATATTGTGCGTATCGCTGGTCTGCCAGTGGCCTCGACGGGATTTCGCAATATGACCAGGTCGATAAATCCGAACTCTTGCATCTGGAGCGTCAGCAAAACCTGCTGCTGCGTAACACTGCCCAGTTCCTCGACAACAAGGATGCCAACAATGCCCTGTTATGGGGTGCGCGCGGCACCGGCAAGTCATCATTAATCAAGGCACAACTGAATGAATTCAAGGACCGCGGGTTGTGCATTGTTGAAATACCGAAGGCGGCAACGGGAGAGCTGTTCGACGTAATCCGCCACCTTGCGAGTGACGGGCGTAAATTTATCATCTACCTCGATGATTTATCGTTCGAAGCCAATGACGATTCCTACAAGGCGCTCAAGGCCTGTCTCGAGGGATCGCTGCAACTCCAGCCAGATAATGTCATCATTTACGCGACCTCGAATCGACGTCACCTGATGCCCGAGTCGATGCAGGACAATCTCGATAGCACCATGGTCGACGGGCAGTTACATCCAAGCGACAGCATCGAGGAAAAAATCTCGTTATCCGACCGTTTCGGATTGTGGTTGTCGTTCCACCCATTCACCCAGGAACAGTATCTGGCGGTCGTCGAGCAAACCTTGAAAGCCCGTGACTTGAAAATGACAGAAGACGCACGCGCCGAAGCGCTGCGTTTTGCGACCCAGCGAGGCTCACGTAGCGGACGTATCGCGGTACAATTCGTGGCCTACTGGCAGAGCCTCAAGTAG
- a CDS encoding aldehyde dehydrogenase encodes MKHYQMYIDGGWWDASDGAQLESVNPATGAVWATAAIAGDTEVNLAVAAAKRALNSGPWAGMNATQRGKLLRRLGDLIAENSAMLGEIETIDSGKLARETRAQTGYVSDYYYYYAGLADKIQGATLPIDKPEMHVYTKRVPIGVVAAVVPWNAQMFLTATKLGPALAAGNTVVLKASEMAPAPMFEFARIVDEAGFPPGVVNVITGYGEPCGRMLTSHPDVARVAFTGGPDTARHIVRNTAENFAVVSLELGGKSPILVFDDADLEGAVNGIIAGNFGATGQSCVAGSRVFIQSGIRQQILEKLVERAGQICIGDPLADDTQVGPLCTRQQLDHISESVDDAVKQGATLLYGGKRPEGFDEGWYYTPTILDCPHQDIRTVREEMFGPIMSALSFDTEEEAIEMANNSDFGLGSGVFTSNVARAIRVSDAIHSGIVWVNTYRVISPIAPFGGFKNSGPGRESGVDTIYDYTRTKTVWINTSTEPMANPFIMR; translated from the coding sequence ATGAAACACTACCAAATGTACATCGATGGCGGATGGTGGGACGCATCTGACGGAGCACAGCTCGAGTCGGTTAACCCTGCCACTGGTGCGGTTTGGGCGACGGCAGCAATCGCCGGTGACACCGAGGTGAACCTCGCCGTGGCGGCGGCCAAACGCGCGCTGAACTCGGGTCCCTGGGCGGGTATGAATGCGACACAACGTGGGAAACTGCTGCGTCGCCTCGGTGATTTAATCGCGGAGAATTCTGCGATGCTGGGTGAAATCGAGACCATCGATAGCGGTAAGTTGGCCAGGGAAACTCGTGCCCAGACTGGCTATGTTTCGGATTACTATTACTACTACGCGGGCCTTGCCGACAAGATCCAGGGTGCAACATTGCCGATCGACAAACCCGAAATGCATGTATACACCAAGCGCGTTCCGATCGGAGTGGTTGCCGCGGTAGTGCCGTGGAACGCACAAATGTTTTTGACCGCGACCAAGCTGGGACCGGCGCTGGCGGCTGGCAACACGGTGGTGTTAAAGGCCTCGGAAATGGCGCCGGCGCCGATGTTCGAGTTCGCCAGGATCGTCGATGAAGCCGGATTTCCACCGGGCGTGGTAAACGTCATCACGGGTTACGGTGAACCCTGCGGCCGGATGTTAACCAGCCATCCGGACGTGGCCCGGGTCGCGTTTACCGGCGGCCCTGATACTGCACGTCATATCGTGCGCAATACCGCCGAAAATTTTGCCGTGGTATCGCTGGAACTGGGTGGCAAATCGCCAATTCTGGTTTTCGACGACGCCGATCTCGAGGGCGCCGTGAACGGTATTATTGCCGGTAATTTCGGGGCCACCGGGCAGAGTTGTGTTGCCGGATCGAGGGTATTCATCCAGTCTGGTATTCGTCAGCAGATCCTCGAAAAACTGGTTGAACGCGCAGGCCAGATCTGTATTGGCGATCCCCTCGCAGATGATACCCAGGTCGGACCCCTGTGTACGCGCCAACAGCTCGATCATATCAGCGAATCGGTTGACGATGCGGTTAAGCAAGGAGCCACGCTGTTGTATGGAGGTAAGCGCCCTGAGGGATTTGATGAGGGCTGGTATTACACCCCCACCATACTGGACTGCCCGCACCAGGATATCCGCACCGTGCGCGAAGAAATGTTTGGTCCGATTATGTCAGCATTGAGTTTCGATACCGAAGAAGAGGCGATCGAGATGGCCAATAATTCCGATTTTGGCCTTGGGTCGGGCGTTTTCACATCCAATGTGGCACGCGCAATTCGCGTTTCGGATGCTATTCATTCGGGCATTGTCTGGGTCAACACCTACCGTGTTATCTCGCCGATCGCCCCGTTTGGCGGATTCAAAAACAGTGGCCCCGGACGGGAGAGTGGCGTCGATACAATCTACGATTACACCCGCACTAAAACGGTCTGGATCAATACCTCGACTGAACCGATGGCTAATCCGTTCATTATGCGGTAA
- the ettA gene encoding energy-dependent translational throttle protein EttA: MAQYIYTMSGVGKVVPPQNEILKNISLNFFPGAKIGVLGYNGAGKSTLLRIMAGVDTEHNGEARPQTGIKIGYLPQEPELDKGLDVRGNVELGVAETKSLLDQFNEVNMKFAEPMSDDEMNELLAQQAELQEKIDAAGAWDLDRKLDVAADALRLPPWDAAVDNLSGGEKRRVALCRLLLSNPDMLILDEPTNHLDAESVAWLERFLKDFPGTVVAVTHDRYFLDNVAGWILELDRGHGIPWEGNYSSWLEQKQKRLEHEERSEKARLKSMQAELEWVHANPKGRQSKSKARLKRFEELSSQEYQKRSETRELYIPPGPRLGDVVVEIEGGKKSYGDKLLYQDLEFKLPRGGIVGIIGPNGAGKTTLFRIIVGQETLDEGRIKIGETVQIAYVDQSRDDLDGSKTVWEELSDGLDNIVVGSYEVPSRAYVSRFNFRGAAQQKFVKDLSGGERNRLHLAKLLKSGGNLLLLDEPTNDLDVETLRALEEAILDFPGCVVVISHDRWFLDRIATHIIAFEGNSEVYTYEGNYTEYESHRKQRLGQDADQPHRIKYKKLEV; encoded by the coding sequence ATGGCGCAATACATTTATACCATGAGCGGAGTCGGCAAGGTGGTGCCCCCGCAGAACGAAATTCTGAAGAATATTTCGCTCAATTTTTTCCCGGGCGCGAAAATCGGGGTACTGGGCTATAACGGCGCCGGTAAATCGACGCTGCTGCGCATCATGGCTGGCGTCGACACCGAACATAACGGCGAGGCGCGCCCGCAAACCGGAATCAAGATTGGATACCTGCCCCAGGAACCCGAGCTCGATAAGGGCCTGGACGTGCGCGGCAACGTCGAACTGGGGGTAGCCGAGACCAAGTCTCTGCTTGACCAGTTTAACGAAGTTAATATGAAGTTTGCCGAGCCCATGTCCGACGATGAAATGAATGAGTTGCTGGCACAGCAGGCCGAGTTGCAGGAAAAAATCGATGCTGCGGGTGCCTGGGACCTCGACCGCAAGCTCGACGTCGCCGCTGACGCACTGCGCTTGCCACCCTGGGATGCGGCCGTCGATAATCTATCGGGTGGTGAAAAGCGGCGCGTCGCACTGTGCCGCTTGCTGTTGTCAAATCCCGATATGCTGATCCTGGACGAACCCACTAACCATCTGGATGCAGAATCCGTGGCCTGGCTGGAACGCTTTCTCAAGGACTTCCCCGGGACCGTGGTGGCCGTTACGCATGATCGCTACTTTCTCGATAACGTCGCCGGCTGGATTCTCGAACTCGACCGCGGTCACGGGATTCCCTGGGAAGGAAATTACTCGTCCTGGCTCGAGCAGAAACAGAAACGGCTGGAACACGAGGAACGCTCCGAAAAGGCGCGCCTGAAATCGATGCAGGCGGAACTCGAATGGGTGCACGCGAACCCGAAGGGTCGACAGTCGAAAAGCAAGGCACGCTTGAAGCGGTTCGAAGAGCTATCCTCGCAGGAATATCAAAAGCGCTCTGAGACCCGAGAACTCTATATCCCCCCCGGGCCTCGACTCGGTGACGTCGTGGTTGAAATCGAGGGCGGCAAAAAATCCTATGGTGACAAGCTGCTTTACCAGGACCTGGAATTCAAACTGCCTCGCGGCGGCATCGTGGGCATCATTGGTCCCAACGGTGCGGGTAAAACCACTCTGTTTCGCATCATCGTCGGCCAGGAAACGCTCGATGAAGGCAGGATCAAGATTGGTGAGACGGTACAAATAGCCTATGTCGATCAATCTCGTGATGATCTCGACGGCAGCAAGACCGTTTGGGAAGAACTCTCAGACGGACTCGATAACATCGTGGTTGGCAGCTACGAAGTTCCGTCGCGAGCCTACGTATCACGCTTCAACTTTCGCGGCGCCGCACAGCAAAAGTTTGTCAAGGATCTCTCCGGTGGCGAGCGCAATCGCCTGCATCTCGCCAAGCTGCTTAAGAGTGGCGGTAACCTGTTGTTGCTGGACGAACCCACCAACGACCTCGATGTCGAAACCCTGCGGGCACTTGAGGAGGCAATCCTCGATTTCCCGGGTTGCGTCGTCGTCATCTCTCACGATCGCTGGTTTCTTGACCGCATTGCTACCCATATTATTGCGTTCGAGGGAAACAGCGAGGTCTATACTTACGAAGGCAACTATACGGAGTATGAGTCCCATCGTAAGCAACGGCTGGGCCAGGATGCTGATCAACCGCACCGGATCAAATACAAGAAGCTCGAGGTCTGA
- a CDS encoding class I SAM-dependent methyltransferase, with protein sequence MSKKPILNQRNPVAEAAMAQHLEAIRRVTVDHSFAYDCEALLTSKLNLMAANCSMILDVGQSTRDKLKLFERGQIETMEINAGEPLADIIDDICAPSRLKYERYDGVVCLSVLEHVYDPFAAVQEIHKLLQTGGYLLLHLPFLFRYHAPHDLRFTDCYRFSRDGMAWLLRDFSEVTLYSIRGPYSSIFNLHKCWKKRVETHLGMKPSRWLDRIGTRFFRRPTSELQVSGYYAWARKM encoded by the coding sequence ATGAGTAAAAAGCCGATTCTTAATCAGCGTAACCCGGTTGCCGAGGCGGCCATGGCGCAACACCTCGAGGCCATTCGTCGTGTCACTGTCGATCACAGCTTTGCCTACGATTGCGAAGCTCTGTTAACCAGTAAGCTGAACCTGATGGCGGCTAATTGCAGCATGATTCTCGACGTCGGCCAGTCAACCCGCGACAAGCTCAAACTCTTCGAGCGAGGACAGATCGAAACCATGGAGATTAACGCCGGTGAGCCGCTGGCCGATATTATCGATGATATTTGTGCCCCGAGCAGGCTGAAGTACGAACGCTATGATGGCGTGGTTTGTCTTTCGGTGTTGGAACACGTATACGATCCGTTCGCAGCTGTCCAGGAAATACACAAATTGCTGCAAACCGGTGGTTACCTGTTGCTGCATCTGCCATTCCTGTTTCGCTACCACGCACCACATGACCTCAGGTTTACCGATTGCTACCGCTTCAGCCGGGACGGTATGGCCTGGTTACTGCGAGACTTTTCCGAGGTCACCCTGTATTCGATTCGAGGACCCTACTCGTCTATTTTCAACCTGCATAAATGCTGGAAGAAACGTGTCGAAACCCATCTGGGTATGAAACCATCGCGGTGGCTTGATCGAATAGGTACCCGTTTTTTCAGACGTCCCACCAGCGAATTACAGGTTTCCGGATACTATGCCTGGGCCAGAAAAATGTGA
- a CDS encoding glycosyltransferase family 4 protein encodes MPPRLAIVLKGYPRLSETFVAQEIRALELRGFELCIFSLRHPYDPDIHPIHAEIEAPVYYLPEYLHDDIPRLLRACLWIGWKPGFWLSLLTLVRDFWRDPSRNRLRRFGQAIVMAHEMPDSVQHYYTHFMHTPASVSYYASKITGRSWSLSAHAKDVWTIPDWELREKLDSTDWVVTCTCVNRDYLSKLASHVDQVTLLYHGLDFDRFDQKQGAGSMHDGSDPQNEVRLISVGRAVDKKGYDVLLAALASLPDTLHWQFIHIGGGELLGQLQRQAHELGLGEHIQWLGALSQGEVLSQYRAADLFVLPSKISANGDRDGLPNVLMEAQSQNLACLSTSISGIPELIVHAETGWLVEQKNCPQLEQALEKLIRDPKLRNRLAEAGFKRVRQEFSMDRGIDTLVDRLHQSLGED; translated from the coding sequence ATGCCTCCCAGGCTAGCAATCGTTTTAAAGGGTTATCCGCGTTTATCCGAGACCTTCGTTGCCCAGGAAATTCGGGCGCTTGAGTTGCGCGGATTCGAGCTCTGTATTTTCTCGCTGCGCCATCCCTACGATCCGGACATCCACCCGATTCACGCAGAAATCGAGGCGCCGGTTTATTACCTGCCCGAGTATTTACATGACGATATCCCACGCCTGCTACGAGCCTGCCTGTGGATTGGCTGGAAACCGGGTTTCTGGCTCTCGTTATTGACCCTGGTGCGCGATTTCTGGCGCGACCCGTCACGCAACCGGTTGCGACGTTTCGGTCAGGCGATCGTGATGGCACACGAAATGCCTGATTCGGTGCAGCATTACTATACGCACTTCATGCATACCCCGGCATCTGTCAGCTACTACGCGAGTAAAATTACCGGGCGCAGCTGGAGCCTGTCGGCCCATGCCAAGGATGTCTGGACCATTCCGGACTGGGAACTGCGTGAAAAGCTGGACAGCACTGACTGGGTGGTGACCTGTACCTGTGTCAATCGAGATTACCTTTCGAAACTTGCAAGTCACGTGGATCAGGTCACATTGCTATACCACGGGCTGGACTTTGATCGCTTTGATCAAAAACAGGGCGCCGGTTCAATGCATGACGGCAGTGACCCGCAAAACGAGGTGCGATTAATCAGCGTCGGGCGCGCCGTTGATAAAAAAGGTTATGATGTCCTACTGGCGGCCCTGGCAAGCCTGCCCGACACATTGCATTGGCAATTTATTCACATCGGTGGCGGTGAGTTGCTCGGGCAATTGCAGCGTCAGGCTCATGAACTCGGTCTTGGGGAGCATATTCAATGGTTGGGTGCACTATCGCAAGGCGAGGTACTGTCTCAGTATCGCGCCGCCGATCTGTTCGTATTGCCGAGCAAGATTTCCGCCAATGGCGATCGCGATGGATTACCCAATGTCCTGATGGAAGCACAGAGCCAGAACCTGGCCTGCCTGTCGACCAGTATTTCGGGTATCCCGGAGCTTATCGTCCACGCCGAGACCGGCTGGCTGGTTGAACAGAAGAATTGCCCGCAGCTTGAGCAGGCACTGGAAAAACTGATTCGTGATCCGAAGCTGCGTAACCGACTGGCCGAGGCAGGTTTCAAGCGAGTGCGACAAGAGTTTTCGATGGATCGGGGAATCGATACCCTGGTCGATAGGCTTCACCAATCGCTTGGCGAAGACTAA
- a CDS encoding polysaccharide deacetylase family protein: protein MSSLAIDAWNWLGRELDTWAEAGITAEFWWRDDDATEAGSALDKLVGLSSELNIPLALAVIPTGLRPGLVNSLKTRPQACVIQHGFAHQNHAPPGQRKLELGGGQTTEDIVADLEQGFRTLCQYFPERFKPVLVPPWNRIDDRVIARLTDIGITGISTMKARRQAFPAPGLLQVNAHLDPVNWRHQGGFLGVYPAIAILIQHLIAKRTGYRDRDEPTGILTHHLAQNEAVWHFLEDLLRFLSAHPAVTWLDPATIWT from the coding sequence TTGAGTTCACTAGCCATTGATGCCTGGAACTGGCTCGGTCGTGAACTCGATACCTGGGCAGAAGCAGGTATTACAGCTGAATTCTGGTGGCGAGATGACGACGCAACTGAAGCCGGCAGCGCACTCGATAAACTGGTCGGATTAAGTTCCGAACTGAACATTCCGCTGGCACTCGCGGTTATCCCGACCGGGCTCAGGCCCGGGCTTGTCAATTCACTGAAAACTCGTCCGCAGGCATGCGTAATTCAACACGGTTTTGCACATCAAAACCATGCACCGCCGGGTCAGCGCAAACTCGAGCTTGGTGGTGGACAAACCACCGAGGATATAGTCGCCGACCTCGAGCAGGGCTTCCGAACACTGTGCCAGTATTTCCCCGAGCGATTCAAGCCCGTGTTGGTACCACCCTGGAACCGGATTGATGACCGGGTCATAGCACGCCTTACCGACATTGGAATCACCGGAATTTCAACGATGAAGGCACGTCGCCAGGCATTCCCTGCCCCCGGATTGCTCCAGGTCAACGCGCATCTCGATCCGGTTAACTGGCGCCACCAGGGTGGATTTCTCGGCGTTTATCCCGCGATCGCGATTTTAATACAGCACCTGATCGCAAAGCGCACCGGCTATCGCGACCGTGATGAACCGACCGGCATCCTTACCCATCACCTCGCACAAAACGAAGCGGTGTGGCATTTCCTCGAAGACTTGCTGCGATTCCTGTCGGCGCATCCTGCCGTGACCTGGCTCGATCCCGCCACCATCTGGACGTAA
- a CDS encoding cyclic nucleotide-binding domain-containing protein, protein METSKLKLLAFASEIVSFQDGDIVFNSGDSADFAYVIMDGAVDIITETDSGPVVTGTLAQNQLIGELGLLNNTPRIAKLIAHGNLRAMKITADMFFRILRENSEVALDVIRMLSDKLTRSHALVETLQKQLNKQDGE, encoded by the coding sequence ATGGAAACTTCGAAACTGAAACTGCTGGCTTTCGCCAGCGAAATTGTTTCGTTTCAGGACGGTGATATTGTTTTCAACAGTGGTGACAGCGCCGATTTCGCCTACGTCATCATGGACGGTGCGGTGGATATCATAACAGAAACGGATAGTGGGCCGGTTGTCACCGGCACCCTCGCTCAAAATCAGCTGATCGGTGAACTCGGTTTGCTGAACAATACGCCCCGGATCGCAAAACTGATTGCGCATGGGAATCTCCGGGCCATGAAAATAACGGCCGACATGTTCTTTCGCATCCTGCGCGAAAACTCGGAGGTCGCCCTCGATGTCATTCGCATGTTGAGTGACAAGCTGACTCGATCACACGCACTCGTCGAAACGTTGCAGAAACAGCTGAATAAACAGGATGGAGAGTAA
- a CDS encoding histidine phosphatase family protein encodes MKLALLRHAMTDWNRAKRVQGRLDLPLSAFGRKHLDLLSIPLEFKAYRWYCSPLRRATQTAALLAIEPVEIEAALIEMSWGDWEGEVLKPLRKRLGDEMRDNESRGLDFRPPGGESPREVQIRLQPWLQQVAASGQDTAAVVHKGIIRCIYALACDWDMRGESPVDFSWDALHQFELSPDGKLLNSYQSIPLSKS; translated from the coding sequence ATGAAGCTGGCTTTACTAAGACATGCGATGACAGACTGGAACCGCGCGAAACGGGTGCAGGGCAGGCTCGACCTGCCACTGTCTGCATTCGGTAGAAAACACCTCGATTTGCTGTCGATCCCGCTGGAATTTAAAGCCTATCGCTGGTATTGCAGCCCGTTGCGTCGCGCCACTCAGACGGCAGCTCTGCTGGCGATAGAGCCGGTAGAAATCGAAGCCGCGTTGATCGAAATGAGCTGGGGTGATTGGGAAGGCGAGGTATTGAAGCCATTACGTAAGCGCCTAGGTGATGAAATGCGCGACAATGAGAGCCGAGGCCTGGATTTCCGTCCGCCGGGTGGTGAGAGTCCGCGCGAAGTTCAGATCCGGCTCCAACCCTGGTTACAGCAGGTCGCTGCATCGGGCCAGGATACGGCGGCGGTCGTGCACAAGGGCATTATCCGCTGTATCTATGCGCTTGCCTGCGACTGGGATATGCGCGGTGAGTCACCGGTCGACTTCAGCTGGGATGCACTCCACCAGTTCGAACTCTCCCCCGACGGCAAGCTGCTCAACAGTTACCAGTCCATCCCCCTCTCCAAATCCTGA
- a CDS encoding adenylate/guanylate cyclase domain-containing protein: MDKNSASTQLEPQRLLLGRNFKDQRLPERLRKSIQDQQERSEILISTIQLVIVSIFGLLYAIAPKTFSQDADFAPVPWVLSLYLGFSLIRLRLAVNRKLPDWMLYLSSVADIVLLLGLIWSFHLQYEQPPSFYLKSPTLLYLFIFISIRALHFDPRFVISTGVSAAIGWALMVAYVLVNDPANNMITRDYVEYMTSNSVLIGAEFDKIVSILMVTGVLALALLRARSLLIESVIEGSAARDLSRFVPEEVAQKVIQSEEGAITGKGELSECTILFTDIEGFTAISETLAPEQLIEALNQYFSLVADPITRYGGVISQFQGDAILATFNLPKPDSDHASNAVRAALEIQSVLEGVEFGDGIAFNTRVGINTGPVVGGLVGSGDRVGYTVHGENVNLAARLEQLNKDYGTRIIVADSTLARIPDGTFEFGELGEVSVRGLNRPIRIYTVN; encoded by the coding sequence TTGGATAAAAATAGTGCAAGCACCCAGCTCGAGCCTCAGCGGCTTTTACTCGGGCGTAATTTCAAAGATCAAAGGTTACCGGAGCGATTGCGCAAATCGATACAGGATCAACAGGAACGCAGTGAAATTCTGATCAGCACGATCCAGTTGGTGATCGTCTCTATATTCGGTTTGCTATACGCAATAGCGCCAAAGACTTTTTCACAGGATGCTGATTTCGCCCCGGTACCCTGGGTGCTGTCCTTGTATCTTGGATTTAGCCTGATACGTTTGCGCCTGGCGGTAAATCGTAAACTCCCGGACTGGATGCTGTATCTCTCATCCGTTGCTGACATCGTGCTGCTGCTCGGCCTGATCTGGAGTTTTCATTTGCAGTACGAACAGCCGCCATCCTTTTACCTGAAATCGCCGACGCTGCTCTACCTGTTTATCTTTATTTCCATCCGGGCGTTGCATTTCGACCCGCGCTTCGTTATTTCGACCGGTGTCAGTGCGGCGATAGGCTGGGCCCTGATGGTCGCTTACGTGCTGGTTAACGATCCCGCAAATAACATGATTACCCGCGATTATGTCGAGTATATGACTTCCAACAGTGTCTTGATCGGTGCGGAATTTGACAAGATCGTGTCAATTTTGATGGTTACCGGGGTGCTGGCGCTGGCCTTATTACGTGCCAGGAGTCTACTCATCGAATCGGTTATCGAGGGCAGTGCAGCACGCGATTTATCGAGATTTGTGCCCGAGGAAGTTGCACAGAAGGTTATACAATCGGAGGAGGGCGCCATCACCGGCAAGGGGGAGCTCAGTGAATGTACAATCCTGTTTACCGACATCGAGGGATTTACCGCGATAAGTGAGACCCTGGCGCCCGAACAACTGATTGAAGCGCTGAATCAATATTTCAGCCTCGTAGCAGACCCGATAACGCGGTATGGCGGCGTTATCAGTCAGTTCCAGGGAGACGCGATCCTGGCAACCTTCAACCTGCCCAAACCGGATAGCGATCATGCCAGCAACGCGGTCAGGGCCGCTCTTGAAATTCAGTCCGTGCTGGAAGGTGTGGAGTTCGGTGACGGCATCGCGTTTAACACCAGGGTCGGTATCAATACCGGGCCGGTGGTTGGTGGCCTGGTCGGCTCCGGGGACCGGGTCGGTTATACCGTACACGGTGAAAACGTCAACCTGGCGGCGCGACTGGAGCAGCTCAACAAGGATTATGGCACCCGAATCATCGTTGCCGACAGTACGCTGGCCAGGATCCCTGATGGAACTTTCGAATTCGGTGAACTCGGAGAGGTGTCAGTGCGCGGATTGAATCGCCCGATCAGGATTTACACGGTGAATTAA
- a CDS encoding glycosyltransferase, giving the protein MIYVQHLLGIGHLQRSAYLATELVREDFEVQLVSGGLPQQFPLDEAIQLRQLPPVYSPDGSFTRLLDANGNHIDSHWQDGRKQQLLEFFVSFAPQVLITETFPFGRRMMRFELIPLLEAAKSSTRCLQVIASIRDIIQPKTKPGREQEICELIDQFYDHVLVHGDEKIARLVDSFNLAEHIDDKVAYSGYICPNNPVLPSAQDGIDEVLVSAGGSVTGFQILKTAIEARPLCRLKHLKWRILVSHSISDSLFEELQQLATEGIRVERNRPDFSELVKRASLSISQAGYNTITDILNSDTEAVVIPYAEADELEQTTRAQKLQDIGRVIMLRQAELNATALADAIDRTSGLHTSFTVNLAGATNSANLISQWLLDASNQN; this is encoded by the coding sequence ATGATCTATGTCCAGCATCTGCTCGGAATTGGGCACTTGCAGCGTTCGGCTTACCTGGCAACCGAGCTCGTCCGCGAGGATTTCGAGGTCCAGCTGGTATCCGGCGGTCTGCCGCAGCAATTTCCGCTAGATGAAGCCATTCAGCTCAGGCAATTACCCCCGGTATACAGCCCCGATGGTAGCTTCACGCGTTTGCTCGATGCCAACGGCAACCATATTGACAGTCATTGGCAAGACGGTCGCAAACAGCAGTTACTCGAATTTTTTGTATCCTTCGCACCGCAGGTATTGATCACGGAAACTTTTCCGTTTGGACGTCGGATGATGCGTTTCGAGTTGATACCGCTGCTCGAGGCCGCAAAATCTAGTACTCGGTGTCTGCAGGTGATCGCGTCGATAAGAGATATTATCCAGCCCAAAACAAAACCGGGACGGGAGCAGGAAATCTGCGAACTCATTGATCAATTTTACGATCACGTGCTGGTCCACGGAGATGAAAAGATTGCGCGACTCGTCGATAGCTTTAACCTCGCGGAGCACATAGACGACAAGGTTGCCTATAGCGGCTATATCTGCCCGAATAATCCGGTGTTACCGTCTGCACAAGACGGTATCGACGAAGTTCTGGTTTCTGCAGGCGGTAGCGTTACCGGCTTTCAAATTCTGAAAACAGCAATCGAGGCCAGACCACTGTGCAGGCTCAAACACTTGAAATGGCGTATCCTGGTAAGCCATTCGATTTCTGATTCGCTGTTCGAGGAATTGCAACAGCTCGCAACTGAAGGCATTCGCGTCGAGCGCAATCGACCCGATTTCAGCGAGCTGGTGAAGCGCGCCAGCCTTTCGATATCACAGGCCGGTTATAATACGATCACCGACATTCTCAATAGTGATACCGAGGCGGTCGTGATCCCCTATGCCGAGGCTGATGAACTCGAGCAAACCACGCGCGCGCAAAAATTACAGGACATCGGACGAGTGATCATGCTGCGCCAGGCTGAATTAAACGCAACCGCGCTGGCAGACGCGATCGATCGAACCAGCGGGCTACATACCTCGTTCACAGTAAACCTTGCGGGCGCAACCAACAGTGCAAACCTGATTTCACAGTGGTTGCTTGATGCGAGTAATCAAAATTGA